A region from the Triticum urartu cultivar G1812 chromosome 1, Tu2.1, whole genome shotgun sequence genome encodes:
- the LOC125538564 gene encoding zinc finger protein GIS3-like yields MESRSSARGGDRGQLDHHRQVLLLRPAAAWSYASAAGVSWPAQRPPSSSYTCGYCKREFRSAQALGGHMNVHRRERARIRHYYCSAYPAAPAPAPAAVHRDWVPNLNFSPPHCPGGDSGGTSTATPAVYSFFSTAAAAEAAKATLVVDLELGVGGGGGGLDLELRLGCS; encoded by the coding sequence ATGGAGAGCAGGAGCAGCGCGAGAGGAGGAGACCGCGGCCAGCTAGACCACCACCGGCAGGTGCTGCTGCTGAGGCCGGCTGCGGCGTGGAGCTACGCCTCCGCCGCCGGCGTGTCGTggccggcgcagaggccgccgtCGTCTTCGTACACGTGCGGCTACTGCAAGAGGGAGTTCCGGTCAGCGCAGGCGCTCGGGGGGCACATGAACGTGCACCGCCGGGAGAGGGCCAGGATCCGCCACTACTACTGCTCCGCCTACCCCGCGGCTCCAGCTCCAGCCCCTGCTGCTGTCCACAGGGACTGGGTGCCCAACCTCAACTTCTCGCCGCCGCATTGCCCCGGTGGCGACTCTGGCGGCACATCCACGGCGACCCCGGCCGTCTACAGCTTCTTCTCCACCGCGGCGGCCGCGGAGGCGGCCAAGGCTACGTTGGTGGTGGACCTGGAGCTGGGGgtcggaggagggggaggaggttTGGATCTTGAGCTTAGGCTTGGCTGCTCTTGA